In the genome of Candidatus Stygibacter australis, the window TAGGTATTCTTTCTTTTCAGGCCATCTTTTATGGGAATAGAAACATCTTCAGCCCTGGAAAGCTGCAATCGCTCATTAAGCATATTCAAATTAAGCACTGATGCAAACGCCTTGGCACCAAGCTGGTCATGAATAAACTGCATATGCTGCTTTGTGGTAATAATAGCCCCGCAATTATCACAAATAAGAAGTTCACGTTCCTGAGTTTCAACCACTTCAGCACGATCAAAGCAGGCAAGATCATAAATTTCATCAGATAGTACTACACCTTTACCGGTGATGCAGTGTTCTTCGCATTTACCACAAAAGATGCACCTGCCATAATCGCGAGTAATGGTTCTGATACCAGTATTGGGATCATCTTCAAAAGTAATGGCATTGGACGGGCAAACATTGGCGCAGGTTTCGCAGCCTACGCAATTATCTTCATCCACCACCGGTTTACCTCGATATCCGGGAAAAGGTTTGAATTCACCTTTCGGGAATGGACTTGTATATGGCTTTGTGAATAAAGAAACCAGGGCTTCCCTTACTTCACGCAATTTGGGATATCTCATTTGTTCTGCTCCTTATAATGATCAACCACAGTTTTATCTGACAATTCAATTCCAGCCTTATATGATCCTCGAATCAGAGCATGGGCAGCAACGGTGGAAGTGAAGAATAATAGTGGTATTGCAATAAGAGCTTTGATACCTGTAGCAGAAAATCCGAATTGGATAAATAAACCCAGCAGGATACTGCACGTTCCTAAGGTAACGGATTTAGTGGCAGATTGGAGACGATTATAAACATCTGGCAGACGAAGCAGTCCCAGGCAGCCAAATAGATCAAATGCTGCTCCAACTATATAAAGAATAACGCTGATACTATTCATCTAATTTCTTCCTTGTTAAATATTTTGCCAGTGTGATAGTGCCGATAAAACTGATAAGTATCCAGGCAATAGCAATATCGATAAGGAACAGTCTATTGGTTTTAATTGCCAGGAAAACGCAGATACCTACGACCAGAATTCCAAAAATATCAATAGCCACCATGCGATCGGCAACAGATGGTCCCAGGATAACCCGCAGGAAACACAGGAAACTTAGTCCCATTAAAATATACAATAAGATATCAATCATTATTCAAATATCCTTTTTAATAGTGTTTCAAATCTTCCGATGATCTTTTTGGTGTAGTATTCCGGATCATCACTTTTTACATATATCCAATGGATATACAGGTCACTATCGATAATATCTACAGTAATTGTTCCGGGAGTCATTGTGATGGAATTTGCCAGGATTACTCTCGCTATATCTGTTTTCAATGATGAATGCACTTTAACAATACCGGGTTTAATAGGCATTCTGGGACTAAGAACGCGATAGGCAACATCGAAATTTGCCTTGATACATTCCCAGATGAATATGATTATATAAATGATCAACCAGAAATATCTTACCGGGTTATAGAATTTCTGCCAGGAAGTGAGAAATCTGTTTGAGAAGATCAATGTTGTGAGTAGAGCAGCAAATACGCCACTAAGGATATTTGCAGTTTCAAGACTGAAAGAAAATGCCATCCAGATCAAAAATAAAATTATAAATAATGTTATCTGCTTCATAATCATCATCCTAATACTGCTGCGGAATACTGCAGATTTTTTATCAGCACATTAACAGCGGGGAAAATGAACTGGTCGCGGAGTGAGGGGATCACCATCAAACTAAGCATTATACATAATAATGCCAGAATCATCATTGCAATTGACATAGGCAATGGAGCTTCCTTGATCTGGTGATCATATTCTCCAGGTTTATTATAGAAAATATATTTTTGAAATTTCAAAAAATATGAAATCGTGATAATGCTAACTGCAACAGCAATGAAAGCCAGCCAGTAAAATTGAGCTTGAACTGCAGCAAGAATAATGATCAATTTACTGAAGAATCCATTAAATGGTGGAATTCCCGAAATTGACATTGAGGCAATCAGCGAAGTTTTACTTGTAATGGGCATTTTTTCTGATAATCCACCTAATTTGCGCATATCCCTGATTCCGGTTCGATATTCCACAGCACCGGCATTGAGAAATAGCAGGCTCTTGAATACGGAGTGATTTAATAGATGCAGTAATGCACCAAAAATTGCAAAGGCAGCAATTGTCTGGCTCCCATTCCGCACCAAAATTAACATTCCTATTCCAACTCCCATAACCACATAACCCATCTGACTGATACTGGAATATGCCAGTAGTCTTTTCATATCCCACTGTCCTATTGCCATTAATCCACCAATTATCATCGATAAAGTTCCCAATACAATGATCGTCATCGCTATATCAGCATTAAGGGCAAACATGGAAAAGAATAATCTGAATATCACATAAAGTCCAATCGCTTTGATGAGTACACCGGAAAGCATGGCAGAAATTGGTGAAGGTGCAGATGAATGAGCATCAGGCAGCCAGGCATGGAAGGGGAAAATTGCAGCTTTCAAACCAAATCCGACCAGGAAAAGCAAGGATACAAATTTCACAAAAGGTGCAGAATATGGTAACTGCCGGGAAATATCAGCAATATTAAGGGTTCCTGTACCCCAATAAATAAATCCGATTGCCAGGAGGATCAATAGTGATGCCAGACAACCCAGAACCTGATATTTGAAGGACGCTTCTAACTGGTGTTTTTCTACCCCAAAAGCAACCAGGATGTAAGAAGAAATTGCGGCAATTTCCAGAAATACATAAATATTGAAAATATCACCACTGATCACAATTCCATTCATACCAGCAATCATTAAACTGAATAATATATAGAATTTTCTTTCAGCAGTATATTCTCTTGTATATGAGACGGAATACAGGGCAGTTAAAAAACCTACTGCAGAAATTATCAGCAATAGTAATTTCGAAAGTCCATCCATCACCATATAGATAGCAATCGGGATATCTCCAACATCAGGAAAGCCACCAACTCTATAGACCAATGTACCCTGGGATTTCAGCATAAAAAATAGAGTCAGACA includes:
- a CDS encoding 4Fe-4S binding protein is translated as MRYPKLREVREALVSLFTKPYTSPFPKGEFKPFPGYRGKPVVDEDNCVGCETCANVCPSNAITFEDDPNTGIRTITRDYGRCIFCGKCEEHCITGKGVVLSDEIYDLACFDRAEVVETQERELLICDNCGAIITTKQHMQFIHDQLGAKAFASVLNLNMLNERLQLSRAEDVSIPIKDGLKRKNTYNILCPNCNRKLQIENLS
- the mnhG gene encoding monovalent cation/H(+) antiporter subunit G gives rise to the protein MNSISVILYIVGAAFDLFGCLGLLRLPDVYNRLQSATKSVTLGTCSILLGLFIQFGFSATGIKALIAIPLLFFTSTVAAHALIRGSYKAGIELSDKTVVDHYKEQNK
- a CDS encoding monovalent cation/H+ antiporter complex subunit F, which codes for MIDILLYILMGLSFLCFLRVILGPSVADRMVAIDIFGILVVGICVFLAIKTNRLFLIDIAIAWILISFIGTITLAKYLTRKKLDE
- a CDS encoding Na+/H+ antiporter subunit E — encoded protein: MMIMKQITLFIILFLIWMAFSFSLETANILSGVFAALLTTLIFSNRFLTSWQKFYNPVRYFWLIIYIIIFIWECIKANFDVAYRVLSPRMPIKPGIVKVHSSLKTDIARVILANSITMTPGTITVDIIDSDLYIHWIYVKSDDPEYYTKKIIGRFETLLKRIFE
- a CDS encoding proton-conducting transporter membrane subunit, translating into MNALIPLYVVIPLASAFIMAILGRLIKNIGKVVVVVELLFLTCLTLFFMLKSQGTLVYRVGGFPDVGDIPIAIYMVMDGLSKLLLLIISAVGFLTALYSVSYTREYTAERKFYILFSLMIAGMNGIVISGDIFNIYVFLEIAAISSYILVAFGVEKHQLEASFKYQVLGCLASLLILLAIGFIYWGTGTLNIADISRQLPYSAPFVKFVSLLFLVGFGLKAAIFPFHAWLPDAHSSAPSPISAMLSGVLIKAIGLYVIFRLFFSMFALNADIAMTIIVLGTLSMIIGGLMAIGQWDMKRLLAYSSISQMGYVVMGVGIGMLILVRNGSQTIAAFAIFGALLHLLNHSVFKSLLFLNAGAVEYRTGIRDMRKLGGLSEKMPITSKTSLIASMSISGIPPFNGFFSKLIIILAAVQAQFYWLAFIAVAVSIITISYFLKFQKYIFYNKPGEYDHQIKEAPLPMSIAMMILALLCIMLSLMVIPSLRDQFIFPAVNVLIKNLQYSAAVLG